In Glycine max cultivar Williams 82 chromosome 10, Glycine_max_v4.0, whole genome shotgun sequence, the DNA window gcaaaaatgaaaacattcaaAGTGGCCAACCGTCATTGCCACCCAAAGCCGAATTTCctgtaaaacaaaaactgaacAATTACTTGGAGCAAAATCAAAACATCAGAAGAGTGCTAATAACACACTCTGTCTAACACTATCTATTATTGGTTATAAGTGAgactcattgaataagaagggAAACCtacaaaattttgtgattttaaacaaatttcaatCAACAATAGTGTGTTAGAGAGTAGCATTTTCTCCCAAAGGTTATGTAATCCACAACATGAATCCTTACACAACATTTACAAACACAAAATGACAAGCATAATCAACAACTAACATAACAAACAGGTGATTTTATCAAAAACAAAGACCTGTTCTTAGTTTGTCTAGCCATAGAAGGAGAATTAGCACCACCACCACTACTGCCAGCCTTATCATCATCAGAAACAGTTTTCACAGACAGAGAGTTGCCAACAATAGCTTCAATCTTCTTAAACCAATGCCAGTGACTAGTGGCAATGCCACCACTCCCAATTCTCTGAAGCTCCACCTTATACCTCTTCTTCAAATTATCAATCTTATTCTTACACTGCTCCACGCTCTTCTGATGCTTCCCCTCTCCGCCGCATCGTTCCAGCACCGCCTCTGCCACCTCCTCCCAGTCGCGGCCGCGGAGGTTGCCGCGGTTCAGCTGGTTGAACTTCTCCGTGTACGCCTCCAACAGATACGCGATCGCTGTGTCGCTCCATTCTTCGCGGTCCTTCCGGTAATCGGTGGCCGGATCCGGATCGGCGGCGGATTTGAGCCTCTTGTTGTGGTAGTAGGGGCTGCCGGCGGCGGAGGCGCGTTTGGAGTTGGATTTGGCTGAGTCGTCGGAGAAGGAGGGGTGGGGGTAGTAGTCGGCGGTGGCGGTGCCGGAGGCGGCGGTGGCGGGGAGAGTGGTGGGactggaggaggaggaggaagggaAGTGGTGGCGCGTGGACGCGTGGAGGTGAGGCTGCCCGTGGGAGGGAGAGTCGAGGAGAGGGTAGTCTTCGGTGGCCATCAAGAGAAAGAGggattagggttagggtttgtgACGGAGGAATCAGAGACGACGTTATGACGGAGGCAGTAACGATTTCCGTCATCAAACGTGCAGATAAGGgttgtatgttttgtttctctcttcGTGTTCGTTGCCCTCTGTTCTGTGTGTTAACAGAGAAACCGAAACGAGGTTGTAACAATTAGCAAAGGCTACGCAGGTAAGCGACGACAAACtcggttttttttatattattatttgtcatTTATTCATCATTCccattattttttcaatatattaaaattatttata includes these proteins:
- the LOC100791426 gene encoding trihelix transcription factor ASIL1 isoform X2 codes for the protein MATEDYPLLDSPSHGQPHLHASTRHHFPSSSSSSPTTLPATAASGTATADYYPHPSFSDDSAKSNSKRASAAGSPYYHNKRLKSAADPDPATDYRKDREEWSDTAIAYLLEAYTEKFNQLNRGNLRGRDWEEVAEAVLERCGGEGKHQKSVEQCKNKIDNLKKRYKVELQRIGSGGIATSHWHWFKKIEAIVGNSLSVKTVSDDDKAGSSGGGANSPSMARQTKNRYAPSNATVATNLKPKPASNLKWHRVLFKISGSALAGNCQNIDPKVAMQIAREVATACRLGVEVAIVVGGRNFFCGDAWVSATGLDRPTAYQIGMMATVMNSILLQSALEKLGVQARVQSTFSMPEVAEPYSRQRAIRHLEKGRVVIFGGVGAGTGNPLFTTDTAAALRASEPLLTSV